A stretch of the Bordetella genomosp. 8 genome encodes the following:
- a CDS encoding phosphoenolpyruvate hydrolase family protein, producing MPRITRETILERLRGMIARGEPIIGAGAGTGLSARCEEAGGVDLIVIYNSGRYRMAGRGSLAGLMAYGNANEVVLEMAREVLPVVSHTPVLAGVNGTDPFMLAEPFLRQLQALGFSGVQNFPTVGLIDGVFRANLEETGMSYAMEVDMIARAHALDMLTTPYVFSEANAADMARAGADVVVCHLGLTTGGDIGARTALTLRDCVPRIQAWADAARAARDDVIVLCHGGPISAPEDAAYILSACPQCHGFFGASSMERLPAETALTETARQFKQITR from the coding sequence ATGCCACGCATCACGCGTGAAACCATACTCGAACGCCTGCGCGGCATGATCGCCCGCGGCGAGCCCATCATCGGCGCGGGCGCCGGCACGGGACTTTCCGCGCGTTGCGAGGAAGCCGGCGGCGTGGACCTGATCGTGATCTACAACTCGGGCCGCTACCGCATGGCGGGCCGCGGGTCGCTGGCCGGGCTGATGGCCTATGGCAATGCCAACGAAGTCGTGCTGGAGATGGCGCGCGAAGTGCTGCCCGTGGTCAGCCATACCCCGGTGCTGGCCGGTGTCAACGGCACGGATCCCTTCATGCTGGCCGAACCGTTCCTGCGCCAGCTGCAGGCGCTGGGCTTCTCGGGCGTGCAGAATTTTCCCACCGTCGGCCTGATCGATGGCGTGTTCCGCGCCAACCTGGAAGAAACAGGCATGAGCTACGCCATGGAAGTCGACATGATCGCGCGCGCCCATGCGCTGGACATGCTGACGACCCCCTATGTATTCAGCGAAGCCAATGCGGCAGACATGGCGCGGGCCGGCGCCGACGTCGTGGTGTGCCATCTGGGCCTCACCACCGGCGGCGACATCGGCGCGCGCACCGCGCTCACGCTGCGCGACTGCGTGCCGCGCATCCAGGCCTGGGCGGACGCGGCCCGCGCCGCCCGCGACGACGTCATCGTCCTATGCCATGGCGGCCCCATCTCCGCGCCGGAGGATGCCGCCTACATCCTGTCCGCATGCCCGCAATGCCACGGCTTCTTCGGCGCCTCCAGCATGGAGCGCCTGCCGGCCGAAACCGCGCTGACGGAAACCGCGCGCCAGTTCAAGCAAATCACCCGATAA
- a CDS encoding ABC transporter ATP-binding protein, translating to MHAATGFSSGNALELHGITRAFGALKAIDGVSFNVEAGQRHAVLGSNGAGKTTLFNMITGDFPVTAGRVLLFGEDVTALPPWERIRRGLRRTYQSSLLFRDLSVRDNLYLAVRGVARGRFSLRRTARASATDAAADELLEHARLSRLAETPVALLSHGQQRQLEIGMALAGAPRLILFDEPAAGLSPAERRELVALLQALPRHIGYVIIEHDLEIALSVATRVTVMHNGRVLRHGTPAEIESDPDVQAIYMGERQHGH from the coding sequence ATGCACGCGGCCACGGGGTTTTCTTCCGGCAATGCGCTGGAACTGCACGGGATCACCCGGGCGTTCGGCGCGCTCAAGGCCATCGACGGCGTGTCCTTCAACGTCGAGGCCGGCCAGCGCCATGCCGTGCTGGGCTCCAACGGGGCTGGCAAGACGACCCTGTTCAACATGATCACCGGCGATTTTCCGGTGACGGCCGGCCGCGTGCTGCTGTTCGGCGAGGACGTGACCGCCCTGCCGCCCTGGGAACGCATACGGCGCGGCCTGCGCCGCACGTATCAGTCGTCGCTGCTGTTCCGCGACCTGAGTGTGCGGGACAACCTGTACCTGGCGGTGCGCGGCGTGGCGCGCGGACGCTTCAGCCTGCGGCGCACGGCGCGTGCGTCGGCGACCGACGCGGCGGCGGATGAGCTGCTGGAGCACGCCCGCCTGTCGCGGCTGGCGGAGACGCCGGTCGCCCTGCTGTCGCACGGGCAGCAGCGCCAGCTGGAGATCGGCATGGCCCTGGCCGGCGCACCGCGCCTGATCCTGTTCGACGAACCGGCGGCGGGCCTGTCGCCCGCCGAGCGCCGCGAACTGGTGGCGCTGCTGCAGGCGCTGCCGCGCCATATCGGCTATGTGATCATCGAGCACGACCTGGAGATCGCGCTGTCGGTGGCGACGCGGGTCACCGTCATGCACAACGGCCGCGTGCTGCGGCATGGCACGCCCGCCGAAATCGAAAGCGATCCCGACGTACAGGCGATCTACATGGGGGAGCGCCAGCATGGCCATTGA
- a CDS encoding ABC transporter substrate-binding protein → MNHAIIASRPRPSKRRAVLAAGTLALALAAALGAHPARAQQVIKIGALATLEGPFAVPGQDGMRGVDLAVAQHKGMVAGKKIEIIKASSNGNPDTAVNAARKLVEQDGVQILIGPLSGSEGIAVKNYAKTHPEVTFVNGSSAAQGTTLQDPAPNFFRFSTDGAQWQAGLGSYAYKDKGYKRIVSVAEDYSFPYSLLQGFMIEFCKAGGKVVDKHWVPLGTKDYSSVIARLPDNIDAIYVALGGSDAVNFFSQYEQAGGDKPLIAGSITIDQSVLGYKGKRRDALIGTPSAGPIADNYDDPAWKKFVADYRAAYKDGLPSPSLFAHAYYVNTKAVLDALEQDKADLSNNQAKLRQTLSTMTVSTPTGNVKLDENRNAVANIFLTEVAKNSDGTLYNKFVKVIPDVNQRLGLSKAEFDKMGLGSRTNPECK, encoded by the coding sequence ATGAACCACGCGATCATCGCATCCCGCCCCCGGCCATCAAAGCGACGCGCCGTCCTGGCCGCCGGCACGCTGGCGCTGGCGCTTGCCGCCGCGCTGGGCGCGCATCCCGCGCGGGCCCAGCAAGTCATCAAGATCGGCGCGCTGGCCACGCTGGAAGGCCCGTTCGCCGTGCCCGGCCAGGACGGCATGCGCGGCGTGGACCTGGCGGTCGCGCAGCACAAGGGCATGGTGGCCGGCAAGAAGATCGAGATCATCAAGGCGTCGTCCAACGGCAATCCGGATACGGCGGTCAACGCGGCGCGCAAGCTGGTGGAACAGGACGGCGTGCAGATCCTCATCGGACCGCTTTCCGGTTCGGAAGGCATCGCGGTGAAGAACTACGCCAAGACCCACCCGGAGGTGACCTTCGTCAACGGCTCATCCGCCGCGCAGGGCACGACGCTGCAGGACCCCGCGCCGAACTTCTTCCGCTTTTCCACCGACGGCGCGCAATGGCAGGCCGGTCTGGGCAGCTACGCCTACAAGGACAAGGGCTACAAGCGGATCGTCTCGGTGGCCGAGGACTACTCCTTTCCCTATTCGCTGCTGCAGGGCTTCATGATCGAGTTCTGCAAGGCCGGCGGCAAGGTGGTGGACAAGCACTGGGTGCCCCTGGGCACCAAGGACTATTCGTCGGTGATCGCGCGGCTGCCCGACAACATCGACGCGATCTACGTCGCCCTGGGCGGTTCGGATGCCGTGAATTTCTTTTCGCAGTACGAACAGGCCGGCGGCGACAAACCGCTGATCGCGGGGTCCATCACCATCGACCAATCGGTGCTGGGCTACAAGGGCAAGCGCCGCGACGCGCTGATCGGCACGCCTTCCGCCGGCCCCATCGCCGACAACTACGACGATCCCGCCTGGAAGAAGTTCGTCGCCGACTATCGCGCCGCCTACAAGGACGGCCTGCCCAGCCCCAGCCTGTTCGCGCATGCCTACTACGTCAACACCAAGGCCGTGCTGGATGCGCTGGAGCAGGATAAGGCCGACCTGTCCAACAACCAGGCCAAGCTCAGGCAGACGCTGTCGACCATGACGGTGTCCACGCCCACCGGCAACGTCAAGCTGGACGAAAACCGCAACGCGGTGGCCAACATCTTCCTGACGGAAGTGGCGAAGAACAGCGACGGAACGCTGTACAACAAGTTCGTCAAGGTCATCCCCGACGTCAACCAGCGGTTGGGGCTGTCCAAGGCGGAATTCGACAAGATGGGCCTGGGCTCGCGCACCAATCCGGAGTGCAAGTGA
- a CDS encoding branched-chain amino acid ABC transporter permease has protein sequence MSQGSAAYPATAAASLSTAAVAPGRPAYGEAGTARAADTAGRRAGVRPRQAIAHIAIASALLLYPLVATPFFTFQVGAQSLVLGLIALSLALLAGYGGMVTLSQMTVAGIAGYAVALLGTNADPAHSLGWPWWLAVLAALGIGTLAATLIGVLAVRTEGIYTIMITLAIGVAFFYLVQQNYTVFNGFQGLARILPPPIHGADLRGPAAFYYISLACAALGYAGVAYIARAPFGMALQGIRDNPRRMRALGFDVTAHRVAAHALAGLIASVGGVLLVWYNSQISPGSVNTTSMINILIIAVLGGMRHPAGAFLGALLFVLLQNFAIDLVDRERFNLVIGGVFLLVLMVSPDGLMGLLRRLRGPARPAVQADSKGAGRAPPPSGITTRTRRHT, from the coding sequence ATGTCCCAGGGTTCGGCGGCTTATCCCGCGACGGCCGCGGCCAGCCTGTCAACCGCCGCCGTGGCGCCTGGACGACCCGCGTACGGCGAGGCCGGCACGGCACGCGCGGCGGACACCGCCGGCCGACGTGCCGGCGTACGCCCGCGCCAGGCGATCGCGCATATCGCCATCGCCTCAGCCCTGCTGCTGTACCCGCTGGTCGCCACGCCATTCTTCACTTTCCAGGTGGGCGCCCAATCGCTGGTGCTGGGCCTGATCGCCCTGTCGCTGGCCCTGCTGGCCGGCTACGGCGGCATGGTGACGCTATCGCAGATGACGGTGGCCGGCATCGCGGGCTACGCGGTGGCCCTGCTGGGCACCAACGCCGACCCGGCGCACAGCCTGGGGTGGCCCTGGTGGCTGGCGGTGCTGGCGGCGCTGGGGATCGGCACGCTGGCCGCGACGCTGATCGGCGTGCTTGCCGTGCGTACCGAAGGCATCTACACCATCATGATCACGCTGGCGATAGGCGTGGCGTTCTTCTACCTCGTGCAGCAGAACTACACGGTGTTCAACGGCTTCCAGGGATTGGCGCGCATCCTGCCGCCGCCGATACACGGCGCCGACCTGCGCGGCCCGGCCGCGTTCTACTACATCAGCCTGGCCTGTGCCGCGCTGGGCTATGCGGGCGTGGCGTATATCGCCCGCGCACCCTTCGGCATGGCCTTGCAAGGCATACGCGACAACCCGCGCCGCATGCGAGCACTGGGCTTCGACGTCACCGCCCATCGCGTCGCCGCGCACGCGCTGGCCGGCCTGATCGCCAGCGTGGGCGGCGTGCTGCTGGTCTGGTACAACTCGCAGATCTCCCCCGGTTCGGTCAACACCACATCGATGATCAACATCCTGATCATCGCCGTGCTGGGCGGCATGCGCCATCCGGCCGGCGCCTTCCTGGGCGCCCTGCTCTTCGTATTGCTGCAGAACTTCGCCATCGATCTGGTGGACCGCGAACGGTTCAACCTGGTGATCGGCGGCGTGTTCCTCCTGGTTCTGATGGTTTCGCCGGATGGTCTCATGGGCCTCCTGCGGCGCTTGCGCGGGCCGGCTCGCCCCGCCGTGCAGGCCGATTCGAAAGGCGCCGGCCGCGCGCCTCCACCCAGTGGCATAACGACCAGAACCAGGAGACATACATGA
- a CDS encoding branched-chain amino acid ABC transporter permease, translating into MKRYATWALAIAAAAILLALATTAIADNARLFGLSLLNGLTLAALYFLVASGFTLVFGLMRNVNLAHGSLFLLGGYVGYTVGDASGSWFLALAAGFLATALAGLLLQLLVFQYMEGQDLRQTLVTLGLSIVLADVFLWIWGGEAYQFDPPGWLMGTVGVPGVGKYSGFRLVVLLSAVVIGLALWLFLNRTRIGMMIRAGVDNKRMLSASGVNVQKVFAITFAVGAGLAGFAGVMGGTALSIAPGEDVRYLLASLIVVIVGGMGSIAGAAVGALLIGLAETFGLAYAPTYGVVFTFLIMVAVLAFRPQGLMGRRT; encoded by the coding sequence ATGAAACGCTACGCGACCTGGGCCCTGGCCATTGCCGCCGCGGCGATCCTGCTGGCGCTGGCGACAACCGCCATCGCGGACAACGCACGCCTGTTCGGCTTGTCGCTATTGAACGGATTGACGCTGGCCGCCCTGTATTTCCTGGTGGCCAGCGGGTTCACGCTGGTCTTCGGCCTGATGCGCAACGTCAACCTGGCGCACGGATCGCTGTTCCTGCTGGGCGGCTACGTAGGCTACACGGTCGGCGACGCATCGGGGTCCTGGTTCCTGGCCCTGGCGGCGGGTTTCCTGGCGACGGCGCTGGCGGGGCTGCTGTTGCAGCTGCTGGTCTTCCAGTACATGGAAGGCCAGGACCTGCGGCAGACGCTGGTGACGCTGGGCCTGTCCATCGTGCTTGCCGATGTCTTCCTGTGGATCTGGGGCGGCGAGGCCTATCAATTCGACCCACCGGGCTGGCTGATGGGCACGGTGGGCGTGCCGGGCGTCGGCAAGTATTCGGGATTCCGGCTGGTGGTGCTCTTGTCGGCGGTCGTCATCGGCCTGGCGCTGTGGCTGTTCCTCAACCGCACGCGCATCGGCATGATGATACGCGCCGGTGTGGACAACAAACGCATGCTGTCGGCCAGCGGCGTGAACGTGCAGAAGGTGTTCGCGATCACCTTCGCGGTGGGCGCGGGCCTGGCCGGCTTCGCCGGCGTCATGGGCGGCACCGCCTTGTCCATCGCACCGGGAGAGGACGTGCGCTACCTGCTCGCGTCGCTGATCGTGGTGATCGTCGGTGGCATGGGCAGCATCGCCGGCGCGGCGGTCGGCGCGCTGCTGATCGGGCTGGCGGAAACCTTCGGGCTGGCTTACGCGCCGACCTATGGCGTGGTGTTCACCTTCCTGATCATGGTGGCCGTGCTCGCCTTCCGCCCCCAGGGGCTGATGGGCAGGCGGACCTGA
- a CDS encoding metal-dependent hydrolase family protein, translating to MAEVLFTNVRVFDGTGTLPYTGEVLVQGNRIARVSRSTRSLPVGGVTVVDGAGAFLMPGMTEAHTHFSWNDQPSLDAIQRMPVEEHVVWCINVARRYLDMGWTSCVGAATAKPRLDVVTRNAIRDGQVIGPRYLAASQEITTTGGLGDSTPPHLPYPELSFGAIVNGPEEMRKMVRLFVKYGVDQLKINLSGEYIAGLPAEMTQFSEEEVAMCVAEAKRFGKRVAAHARSCESIKQCVRHGIDIIYHASFTDEESLDMLESKKDQVFVAPGLAWLVNTSYHASEWGLTPEITAKMGYHRELEVAVESMKKMHRRGIRILPGGDYGFAWTPHGTNATDLEYFVKYVGMSSQDALLSATTLGGQIMMQGNELGQIRDGYLADLLLIDGDPLADIRILQDRKRILAVMKDGEFHRAPQIVSARSTRWAA from the coding sequence ATGGCCGAGGTGCTATTCACCAACGTACGGGTATTCGATGGAACCGGCACGCTTCCGTATACCGGGGAAGTGCTGGTGCAGGGCAACCGCATCGCGCGCGTGTCGCGCTCCACGCGATCCCTGCCCGTCGGGGGCGTGACCGTGGTGGACGGCGCCGGCGCCTTCCTGATGCCGGGCATGACCGAGGCGCATACGCATTTTTCCTGGAATGACCAGCCTTCGCTGGACGCCATCCAGCGCATGCCGGTGGAAGAGCACGTGGTGTGGTGCATCAACGTCGCGCGCCGCTACCTGGATATGGGCTGGACGTCATGCGTCGGCGCGGCCACCGCGAAACCGCGGCTGGACGTGGTGACGCGCAACGCCATCCGCGACGGCCAGGTCATCGGTCCGCGCTACCTGGCGGCCAGCCAGGAGATCACCACTACCGGCGGCCTGGGCGACTCGACGCCGCCGCACCTGCCCTATCCGGAACTGAGCTTCGGCGCCATCGTCAACGGCCCGGAAGAGATGCGCAAGATGGTGCGGCTGTTCGTGAAGTATGGCGTCGACCAGTTGAAGATCAATCTTTCGGGCGAATACATCGCCGGCCTGCCCGCCGAGATGACGCAGTTTTCCGAAGAGGAAGTCGCCATGTGCGTGGCCGAGGCCAAGCGCTTCGGCAAGCGCGTGGCCGCGCACGCGCGATCCTGCGAGTCCATCAAGCAGTGCGTACGCCACGGCATCGATATCATCTACCACGCCAGCTTCACCGACGAGGAATCGCTGGACATGCTGGAGTCGAAGAAGGACCAGGTGTTCGTGGCGCCGGGACTGGCCTGGCTGGTCAACACCTCGTACCACGCCAGCGAATGGGGCCTGACGCCGGAGATCACCGCCAAGATGGGCTATCACCGGGAATTGGAAGTGGCGGTGGAGTCGATGAAGAAAATGCACCGGCGCGGGATCCGCATCCTGCCCGGCGGCGACTACGGCTTTGCCTGGACGCCGCACGGGACCAACGCGACCGATCTGGAGTACTTCGTCAAGTACGTCGGCATGTCGTCGCAGGACGCCCTGCTTTCCGCCACCACGCTGGGCGGCCAGATCATGATGCAGGGCAATGAGCTGGGCCAGATCCGCGACGGCTACCTTGCGGACCTGCTGCTGATCGACGGCGATCCCCTGGCCGACATCCGCATCCTGCAGGACAGGAAGCGCATCCTGGCCGTGATGAAGGACGGCGAGTTCCATCGCGCCCCGCAGATCGTGAGCGCGCGCAGCACGCGCTGGGCGGCCTGA
- a CDS encoding alpha/beta fold hydrolase, whose product MSTEFVSRIAVEVDGQGDAAVCVHGLGGSSNNWTPVMEALNRFRVLRIDMPGSARSHAVQGPLTIDSLAQAVRDVCARLGVTRAHLLGHSLGTIVCFKLATESPELVRSLALFGPMLCPPDAARPNIRARAQRARDEGVAGMQAIADAIVAGATSADTRQHQPAAVALVRESVMRQDPDGYARSCEALADAQAAPVERIACPALLVTGDEDGVAPPQSVRAIGDRIANSRVVVYPRCGHWTTFERPGECLRELKDFYSAHAR is encoded by the coding sequence ATGAGTACCGAGTTCGTCAGCCGCATCGCGGTGGAAGTCGACGGCCAGGGCGATGCGGCGGTGTGCGTCCACGGTCTGGGGGGATCGTCGAACAACTGGACGCCCGTCATGGAAGCGCTGAACCGCTTCCGCGTCCTGCGCATCGACATGCCCGGCAGCGCGCGATCGCATGCCGTACAAGGGCCGCTCACCATCGATAGCCTGGCGCAGGCGGTGCGCGATGTCTGCGCGCGCCTGGGGGTGACGCGCGCCCACCTGCTTGGACATTCGCTGGGCACCATCGTCTGCTTCAAGCTGGCGACCGAATCGCCGGAGCTGGTGCGCAGCCTGGCGCTGTTCGGCCCCATGCTCTGCCCGCCCGATGCCGCCCGCCCCAACATACGGGCCCGCGCCCAGCGCGCACGCGACGAAGGCGTCGCCGGCATGCAGGCGATCGCCGACGCCATCGTGGCGGGCGCGACTTCCGCGGACACCCGGCAGCACCAGCCCGCAGCGGTCGCGCTGGTGCGCGAGAGCGTGATGCGCCAGGATCCGGACGGCTATGCGCGCAGTTGCGAAGCCCTGGCCGATGCGCAGGCCGCGCCCGTCGAGCGCATCGCCTGCCCTGCCTTGCTGGTAACGGGCGATGAAGACGGCGTCGCGCCGCCGCAGTCGGTGCGTGCCATCGGCGACAGGATCGCCAACAGCCGCGTGGTCGTCTATCCACGTTGCGGGCACTGGACCACCTTTGAACGGCCGGGCGAATGCCTGCGTGAATTGAAAGACTTCTATTCGGCACACGCGCGCTGA
- a CDS encoding TetR/AcrR family transcriptional regulator — translation MGYTPNAMTAVPQAPTRGPRARTWKLLMEAASSLIEEGHTPTVAEVAKRAQVSRATAYRYFPTRSRLITAMVDTALGPVRSWSSSQSDGRARITELFESTFIRFKEFEPHMRAAAQLALEHQALERAGILEEEPYRRGHRIRILAHAVEPFRARVPAKAIDRLQKALSIIYGIEPHIILKDIWGARNKEVEAIVFWMVEALIEASLKEARDAAPSKAGASAAAARPTARRRANGKDAA, via the coding sequence ATGGGATATACCCCTAACGCAATGACCGCCGTGCCGCAGGCCCCGACCCGGGGGCCGCGCGCGCGCACCTGGAAGCTGTTGATGGAAGCCGCCAGCAGCCTGATCGAGGAAGGGCATACCCCGACGGTCGCGGAAGTCGCCAAGCGCGCGCAGGTATCGCGCGCCACCGCCTACCGCTATTTCCCCACGCGCAGCCGCCTGATCACGGCCATGGTGGATACGGCGCTCGGTCCGGTGCGGTCATGGTCTTCGTCGCAGAGCGACGGACGCGCGCGCATCACCGAGCTGTTCGAATCGACCTTCATCCGTTTCAAGGAGTTCGAACCGCACATGCGCGCGGCGGCGCAACTGGCGCTGGAGCACCAGGCGCTGGAACGCGCGGGCATCCTCGAAGAAGAACCCTACCGGCGCGGGCACCGCATCCGTATCCTGGCGCACGCCGTCGAGCCGTTCCGTGCCCGCGTGCCTGCCAAGGCGATCGATCGCCTGCAGAAAGCCCTGTCCATCATCTATGGCATCGAACCCCACATCATCCTCAAGGACATCTGGGGCGCCAGGAACAAGGAGGTCGAAGCCATCGTTTTCTGGATGGTGGAAGCCTTGATCGAAGCCAGCCTGAAAGAGGCGCGCGATGCCGCGCCGTCCAAGGCCGGCGCATCCGCCGCGGCTGCGCGGCCGACGGCACGCCGCCGCGCCAATGGCAAGGACGCGGCCTAA
- a CDS encoding SDR family NAD(P)-dependent oxidoreductase yields the protein MDLGLHGKTAVVTGGSKGIGLAVAKALVEEGVRVGIVARNAEALETARTQLTRQGGHVCAVPADLIDPAQAAQAIARIEAELGPIDILVNSAGAARRHDPETLDATKWRAAMDAKFFTYVHTQDEVLRRLRARGAKGAIVNIIGSGGKTPTATHLAGGSANAALMLATVGSAFHYAQYGIRINAINPGATVTERVQEGLAVEARTMGVSVDEARRQGEGRIPLGRYAEPEEIADVAVFLASERASYVIGAVVPMTGGLAPVI from the coding sequence ATGGATCTGGGTTTGCATGGCAAGACGGCCGTCGTGACGGGCGGCAGCAAGGGTATAGGCCTGGCGGTCGCCAAGGCCCTGGTCGAGGAAGGCGTGCGCGTGGGCATCGTGGCGCGCAATGCCGAAGCGCTGGAAACCGCGCGCACCCAGCTGACGCGGCAGGGCGGGCATGTGTGCGCGGTGCCGGCGGATCTGATCGACCCTGCCCAGGCGGCACAGGCCATCGCCCGCATCGAAGCCGAACTCGGCCCCATCGACATCCTGGTCAACAGCGCGGGCGCCGCGCGTCGGCACGATCCCGAAACGCTGGATGCCACGAAGTGGCGTGCCGCCATGGACGCCAAGTTCTTCACCTATGTGCACACGCAGGACGAGGTCCTGCGCCGGCTGCGCGCGCGCGGCGCCAAGGGCGCCATCGTCAACATCATCGGTTCCGGCGGCAAGACGCCCACCGCGACCCATCTGGCGGGCGGCTCCGCGAACGCCGCGCTGATGCTGGCCACGGTGGGCTCGGCTTTCCACTATGCGCAGTACGGCATACGCATCAATGCCATCAATCCCGGCGCCACGGTGACCGAGCGCGTGCAGGAAGGCCTGGCTGTCGAAGCCAGGACCATGGGTGTCAGCGTGGACGAGGCGCGTCGCCAGGGGGAAGGGCGTATTCCGCTGGGACGCTATGCGGAGCCGGAAGAGATCGCCGACGTCGCGGTGTTCCTGGCCAGTGAACGGGCCAGCTACGTGATAGGGGCCGTGGTGCCGATGACCGGCGGCCTGGCGCCGGTCATCTGA
- a CDS encoding NEL-type E3 ubiquitin ligase domain-containing protein, translating into MNIPPSGNAPPTFTPPPGDQPAPGAGDQARVVCFADLLHAVVIGDPGAPLLMAAEAHLRDLHATDYGAAALRQLRAVAERLGCHPMLDFGAGVAAVPVISMPPEAPAMQQPTAGSPGHEALRAAVAEGARAQLRLLCTSFFGTPASNAPTAPSAATDAGGPIRRPRLRARQASNRVIRFAPPRPAGHAASQRGAPPPPLGAIVEQWIGLANPELTARWRDIAAAGEQSAVAAFDSFLHTLTFSHIHAAPATRVEVARWLEQAAQPGREELRAEAFRICDEGTNMCRDNALLTWNRLKMLMLKEDVLAGKYAGELPIICKLGLDTLRMDMIEAIAQDKIIALHKLNRERLQQRHVLMPRQAWPLQPVRPPEPGQPGQPAQDAASVQIPFDPIEIMLDYHVSLLKELDLPLSVQEMNFPSLSPITREDISRARDAIRNIEQQWFHEYLMLDFAPFLLEVRRQMDPRQCAEAEAELHAGLDGLEERLVERLDAVGASGNEQARLNMGVRLGRELRYNTWLPHANAALARAGLAPLPPMNMSSVELRPWAVHNP; encoded by the coding sequence TTGAACATCCCCCCGAGCGGAAACGCACCCCCCACTTTTACGCCGCCGCCTGGCGACCAGCCAGCCCCGGGGGCCGGCGACCAGGCGCGTGTAGTCTGTTTCGCGGACCTGTTGCACGCGGTGGTGATAGGCGATCCCGGCGCGCCCCTGTTGATGGCGGCGGAAGCGCACCTGCGCGACCTGCATGCCACCGACTACGGCGCCGCCGCGTTGCGGCAACTGCGCGCTGTGGCGGAACGGCTGGGCTGCCATCCCATGCTGGACTTCGGCGCCGGCGTGGCGGCCGTTCCCGTCATTTCCATGCCGCCCGAAGCGCCCGCCATGCAGCAGCCCACTGCAGGCTCGCCAGGGCATGAAGCATTGCGCGCGGCGGTCGCCGAGGGCGCCCGCGCCCAACTGCGCCTGCTATGCACAAGCTTCTTCGGCACGCCGGCGAGCAACGCTCCCACGGCGCCATCGGCGGCAACCGATGCCGGCGGACCGATACGCCGGCCTCGCCTGCGCGCGCGCCAGGCCAGCAATCGGGTGATACGGTTCGCACCACCGCGACCGGCTGGCCATGCCGCCAGCCAGCGAGGCGCCCCGCCACCACCGCTGGGTGCGATCGTCGAGCAATGGATAGGCTTGGCCAATCCCGAATTGACGGCGCGCTGGCGCGACATCGCCGCCGCTGGCGAACAGTCGGCCGTCGCGGCCTTCGACAGCTTCCTGCACACCCTGACGTTCTCGCACATCCATGCAGCGCCGGCCACGCGCGTCGAGGTCGCCCGCTGGCTGGAACAGGCCGCGCAGCCGGGCCGCGAGGAGCTGCGTGCGGAGGCCTTCCGGATCTGTGACGAAGGCACGAACATGTGCCGGGACAACGCCCTGCTGACGTGGAACCGGCTGAAAATGCTGATGCTCAAGGAAGACGTCCTCGCCGGCAAGTATGCCGGCGAGCTGCCCATCATCTGCAAACTGGGCCTGGACACCCTCCGCATGGACATGATCGAAGCGATCGCGCAGGACAAGATCATCGCGCTGCACAAGCTGAACCGGGAACGGCTGCAACAGCGCCACGTGCTCATGCCGCGCCAGGCCTGGCCATTGCAACCCGTCCGACCGCCTGAACCAGGACAACCGGGACAGCCAGCGCAAGACGCCGCGAGCGTGCAGATCCCATTCGATCCGATCGAGATCATGCTCGATTATCACGTCAGCCTGCTCAAGGAACTGGACCTGCCGCTCAGCGTCCAGGAGATGAACTTCCCCAGCCTGAGCCCCATCACACGTGAAGATATCTCAAGGGCCCGCGACGCCATCCGCAACATCGAGCAGCAATGGTTCCATGAATACCTGATGCTGGATTTTGCGCCCTTCCTGCTGGAAGTGCGGCGGCAGATGGACCCGCGGCAATGCGCCGAAGCCGAAGCCGAACTCCATGCCGGCCTCGATGGGCTGGAGGAGCGCCTGGTCGAGCGCCTGGATGCGGTCGGGGCATCCGGCAACGAACAGGCACGCCTGAACATGGGTGTCAGGCTGGGCCGGGAACTGCGCTACAACACCTGGCTGCCGCATGCGAATGCCGCGCTGGCCAGGGCAGGTCTGGCCCCGTTGCCGCCCATGAACATGTCGTCCGTCGAATTACGTCCTTGGGCCGTGCACAACCCGTGA